In Chitinophaga nivalis, a single genomic region encodes these proteins:
- a CDS encoding terpene synthase family protein — MKKQIIPGLTYPFHDLRNSKAEAIEQESQKWLSKDYVVMPDEFNRKTQNYKYHHTHVGYMAARMYPFASFEKLKPITRFLLWGLINDDLYENSPVNEIQNVRDRSIATLRGFSLQPRDNSLLMQLKVQREEMLNHMPMYWMNRYINSIDKGFEGMQLEAYYKSNMIFPTIEDYVTIREKAVLVYPLIDLCELQAGHALPDRIFYHPVIQHLASLVCKIIAFANDYFSVEKEREKDVMNIVLILEHQFGLSTTDAYLKAISMHDDNVSAFCKTANELPDFGTCSHLVKRLIDNIGILITGHRSWYEKDTHRYVDQRASGNK, encoded by the coding sequence ATGAAGAAGCAAATCATTCCAGGACTTACTTACCCATTTCATGATTTAAGAAATTCAAAAGCTGAAGCAATTGAGCAAGAAAGCCAAAAGTGGCTCTCCAAAGATTATGTAGTTATGCCAGATGAGTTCAATAGAAAAACTCAAAACTACAAATACCACCACACACACGTAGGATACATGGCTGCCAGGATGTATCCATTTGCGAGCTTTGAAAAATTAAAGCCAATTACTCGTTTTCTGCTCTGGGGCCTTATCAATGATGATCTTTATGAAAATAGTCCTGTAAATGAAATCCAAAATGTCCGCGACAGATCAATAGCCACTTTGAGGGGTTTCTCACTGCAACCACGCGATAATTCATTATTGATGCAATTAAAAGTACAACGCGAAGAAATGCTAAATCATATGCCAATGTATTGGATGAACAGATACATTAACAGCATTGATAAGGGTTTTGAAGGAATGCAATTGGAAGCGTACTATAAATCCAATATGATTTTCCCCACAATTGAAGATTATGTAACTATAAGAGAAAAAGCAGTCTTAGTATATCCTTTAATTGATTTATGTGAACTCCAAGCAGGGCATGCTTTACCAGATCGTATATTCTATCACCCGGTAATTCAACATTTAGCTTCCTTAGTTTGTAAAATAATAGCATTTGCCAATGACTATTTTTCCGTGGAGAAAGAAAGGGAAAAAGATGTTATGAATATTGTATTGATTTTGGAGCATCAATTTGGATTAAGTACTACTGATGCCTATTTGAAAGCAATTTCAATGCATGACGACAATGTAAGCGCGTTTTGCAAAACAGCAAATGAACTTCCGGATTTTGGCACCTGCTCTCACCTGGTAAAACGTCTTATTGATAACATCGGGATATTAATAACGGGGCATAGAAGCTGGTATGAAAAGGATACTCATAGGTACGTAGATCAACGAGCCAGCGGCAACAAGTAA
- a CDS encoding thiol-activated cytolysin family protein gives MKIKYCLLAAVGATFLLISSCKKDQVADNPQQPIRSFRDLKKIPNGVVNVNSGGISLKDFLDHNKKSTIEFLKDSIWPDGIGKSLIFLADEQVAPDNQLRYIYPGSLLQADGISNLRYVPIAKYQSKVKPITVSISAPGQYVSSVIAVPSLSATRNFIGNVFGNVTGTQLSGFEFNMTQFTYYDELKLAFGANVNVGNIFSVGASYGKEKIQSKTGLVAKFIQKNFSLDMDIPANGELLDSTVKPSDLGPYSPLYVSSITYGRLGVIKVESEEEYSAVKFAFNVAFKAGIVGAGVTVDAETKRIITNSLIQVKVIGGEGDEVVKTIVGYDEFRKFIQSGGNYSAQAPGFPLYFTLSHLSDHSVYSTLFNVNISNK, from the coding sequence ATGAAAATCAAGTATTGCTTACTGGCAGCCGTTGGCGCCACATTCCTCCTCATCAGTTCCTGTAAGAAAGATCAGGTGGCTGACAACCCACAACAACCCATTCGGAGTTTCCGGGATTTGAAAAAAATACCGAATGGAGTAGTGAATGTTAATTCAGGCGGCATCAGTCTGAAAGATTTCTTAGATCACAACAAAAAGAGCACTATTGAGTTTCTCAAAGACAGTATCTGGCCGGACGGTATTGGTAAGTCCCTGATATTTTTAGCGGATGAACAGGTGGCGCCAGACAACCAGCTGCGTTACATTTATCCGGGTTCCCTGTTACAGGCAGATGGTATTTCCAACCTCCGGTATGTGCCTATTGCAAAGTATCAATCTAAAGTGAAGCCGATCACCGTATCCATTTCTGCGCCTGGTCAATACGTTTCCAGTGTGATTGCGGTTCCCAGCCTTTCTGCCACCAGAAACTTCATCGGTAACGTATTCGGAAATGTAACCGGCACGCAGCTTTCCGGGTTTGAATTTAACATGACCCAGTTTACCTATTACGATGAACTTAAACTGGCGTTCGGCGCTAATGTCAATGTAGGAAATATCTTTTCTGTGGGTGCTTCTTACGGCAAAGAAAAAATTCAAAGTAAGACAGGACTGGTAGCCAAGTTTATTCAAAAGAATTTCTCCCTGGATATGGATATCCCTGCAAACGGAGAATTACTTGACTCTACTGTAAAACCGTCAGACCTGGGACCCTACTCCCCATTATATGTAAGTTCTATTACCTACGGTAGATTAGGTGTCATCAAAGTAGAATCTGAAGAGGAGTACAGTGCCGTTAAATTTGCATTTAACGTAGCATTTAAGGCCGGCATCGTTGGCGCAGGGGTAACAGTGGATGCCGAAACCAAAAGAATCATCACGAATTCGCTTATTCAGGTGAAGGTCATTGGTGGAGAAGGAGATGAAGTGGTGAAGACAATTGTGGGATACGATGAGTTCCGGAAATTCATTCAATCCGGTGGCAATTATTCTGCCCAGGCGCCTGGATTCCCGCTGTATTTCACCCTGAGTCATTTAAGCGACCATTCTGTATACAGCACCCTCTTTAATGTGAATATTTCCAACAAGTAA
- a CDS encoding DUF6443 domain-containing protein, which translates to MFSLKSYTQKIIVVLSLVAWTMEINAQNTPILPASVPAATPAAVPAAYSNNGVNYIRTYEPSKPITDPLSVMTTPEIRTVRQTTSYLDGLGRTLQTVLKGASGQNGRDVVTPVIYDSYGREQYKYLPYVQQIGNINDGKFKTDPFNSQQGFYQDNILNPGIGNDKIFYSQVDYEASPLNRPLKTYAQGNSWAKTGANHPSEQQYLVNTAADSVRIWTLPATNYIPTSAGIYAKGSLLKNVSIDENGNRAIAFVDKDKQVVLKKVQLAQTPGTGHIGWLCTYYVYDDFNKLRFIIPPLATEKITGAWNPVTVANSLCFSYRYDERGRQIIKKVPGADSSEYVYDNRDRLVFSRDGNLKLKNKWMVNFYDSQNRTVMTALYNATAAVTRASLQASMDAAVPGNKPITYTFPGVADLVLATHNGSSLYQATQTITFQDGFDSGASADFLAEINTSINNGSSTLNVNNPLPQISSADLTPLTYTFYDNYSFNGATSPLTADFVKPITTPDQNQVAITGVTNMTRGLTTGTKERVIDTDQWLTTTNYYNDLGQLIQTIEDNVAGGQDVLTTVYNFNGQPLSYFLRHKNPRSITPETTSLLMLSYDAASRLLSVKERLNENATNEKVIALNEYDELGQLKSKRLGGLAAKQLERITYDYNVRGWLKTIGKKYLNSTDDSAHFGQEYNYDFGFKENQYNNNTGGIRWKGWNDKTQRAYGFQYDKTNQLLAAYFSQQNTAGALWTKDKADFTVDGLTYDANGNIRAMTQKGLIGAQISTIDQLTYSYEAAGNRLLSVTDASPVTNPLGDFKNGTNSGNDYTYDTIGNVINDLNRKIASIAYNHLGLPKLITYVNQSSIQYQYDAAGKKLRKIVIDKGISPFKQTTTDYINSFVYKNDSLQFITNQEGRARAMYKTGLPVSYAYDFFIKDLLGNTRMVLSDRSDLELYQATMETEQASREVALFSNVDDTRAPKPAGYPEDNSAGDNKSVAKLNAKEGGKKIGPSIVLRVMAGDTIQIGVKAFFKSTGPKEVDSPLVPAENMLQDLIQTFAGNNRQPGDHSFSENGQATPFTNNFLNNDYQRLKERESNPNNISKPKSYLNFVLFDDLFNLVEENSGVKQVKEEPDQLQTLVQDKMTIQKSGFLYVYTSNEVQQDVFFDNLTVAKAAGPVLEETHYYPFGLTMMGISSNALVGSNYPENRLKYNGKELQSMEFGVGSGLELYDYGARMYDIQIGRWNTIDLLADSMRHFSPYSYAYNNPIRFIDPDGMKPEDWVKFKNSNGQYSVTWDNKVTDQKSAVALYGSEAKYLGQSAIWYSNTEGNQQWALGPGGKFHELKTNKGLSVAGTVNDVASNTVIPVVQAGFGAAGKLLQEGAKDIVIGSKVLSITGKTLGVAGGLLTIADGLTNERGFTTKHYIDLAVGAAGFIPGVGTFIGVGWFVGNIVSTATTGRSISENIQKVIDEKNQ; encoded by the coding sequence ATGTTTTCTCTGAAAAGTTATACCCAAAAAATAATTGTGGTGTTGAGTCTTGTCGCATGGACGATGGAGATCAATGCACAGAATACGCCTATACTTCCTGCTTCCGTACCGGCGGCAACACCTGCTGCCGTACCTGCTGCCTATTCCAATAATGGAGTTAACTATATCAGGACCTATGAGCCTTCCAAGCCCATAACTGACCCGCTGAGTGTAATGACTACTCCGGAAATTCGCACTGTTCGTCAGACCACCAGCTACCTGGATGGTTTAGGGAGGACACTGCAAACGGTATTAAAGGGCGCCAGCGGTCAAAATGGACGGGATGTAGTAACGCCTGTCATCTATGACTCCTACGGCAGGGAGCAGTATAAATATCTTCCTTATGTACAGCAGATAGGCAATATTAATGACGGCAAGTTTAAAACGGACCCTTTTAACAGCCAGCAGGGATTTTATCAGGACAATATATTAAATCCGGGTATCGGCAATGATAAGATTTTCTATTCTCAGGTTGATTATGAAGCATCTCCCCTAAACAGGCCACTGAAAACCTATGCGCAGGGTAATAGCTGGGCTAAGACAGGAGCTAATCACCCAAGTGAGCAACAGTATCTGGTAAATACGGCTGCTGATTCCGTTCGGATATGGACACTTCCTGCTACCAATTATATTCCTACCAGCGCGGGTATCTACGCTAAAGGAAGCTTGTTGAAAAATGTTAGCATTGATGAAAATGGCAATAGAGCAATAGCTTTTGTTGATAAGGATAAGCAGGTTGTATTAAAAAAGGTCCAACTGGCACAGACACCAGGAACCGGCCATATAGGATGGCTGTGTACCTATTATGTGTATGATGATTTCAATAAACTCAGGTTTATTATTCCGCCATTGGCTACTGAGAAAATAACTGGTGCCTGGAATCCTGTTACTGTGGCTAATAGTCTATGCTTTAGCTATCGCTATGACGAACGAGGCCGACAGATCATAAAAAAGGTACCAGGTGCAGACTCCAGCGAATATGTCTATGATAACCGGGATCGGCTGGTCTTTAGCAGGGATGGTAACCTGAAACTTAAAAACAAATGGATGGTGAACTTTTATGATAGTCAGAACAGAACTGTTATGACGGCGTTATATAACGCAACTGCTGCCGTTACCAGAGCTTCTTTACAGGCGAGTATGGATGCAGCGGTTCCCGGTAATAAACCAATCACCTATACCTTTCCCGGCGTAGCTGATCTGGTACTGGCAACGCATAACGGGAGTAGCCTTTACCAGGCAACCCAAACCATTACTTTCCAGGATGGATTTGACTCAGGTGCCAGTGCTGATTTTTTAGCGGAAATTAATACCAGTATAAATAATGGTTCATCAACATTAAATGTCAATAATCCTTTACCTCAGATAAGTAGTGCTGATCTCACCCCCCTGACCTATACTTTTTATGATAACTATTCCTTTAATGGAGCTACATCTCCTTTGACTGCTGATTTTGTTAAGCCTATTACCACTCCGGATCAAAACCAGGTTGCAATCACCGGTGTCACTAATATGACCCGCGGATTGACAACCGGAACCAAAGAAAGGGTGATTGACACGGATCAATGGTTAACAACCACTAACTATTACAACGATCTGGGACAACTAATTCAGACCATCGAAGATAATGTGGCCGGGGGACAGGATGTGTTAACAACAGTGTATAATTTTAATGGACAACCGCTGAGTTATTTTTTGCGTCATAAAAACCCCAGAAGCATAACGCCTGAAACTACCAGTTTGCTGATGTTGAGCTACGATGCTGCCTCCAGGCTACTAAGTGTAAAAGAACGGCTAAACGAAAATGCCACCAATGAAAAAGTGATCGCCCTCAACGAATATGATGAATTGGGACAACTAAAATCCAAGCGGTTGGGAGGGCTCGCTGCTAAACAGTTAGAGCGGATCACCTATGACTACAATGTCCGGGGCTGGCTCAAAACCATCGGAAAAAAATATCTGAACAGTACGGATGATTCAGCTCATTTCGGACAAGAATATAATTATGACTTTGGATTTAAAGAAAACCAGTATAACAATAATACCGGAGGAATCCGCTGGAAGGGGTGGAATGACAAAACGCAGCGGGCATATGGCTTTCAGTACGACAAAACCAACCAGTTGCTGGCGGCATATTTTTCGCAGCAAAATACAGCAGGTGCACTTTGGACCAAAGATAAGGCAGATTTTACGGTAGATGGACTTACCTATGATGCTAATGGGAATATCCGGGCTATGACACAAAAGGGACTGATTGGCGCGCAGATAAGTACTATAGATCAGTTAACGTACTCCTATGAAGCTGCCGGCAACCGGCTACTTTCCGTTACAGATGCCAGCCCGGTAACCAACCCGCTTGGAGATTTTAAGAATGGAACTAATTCAGGCAATGATTATACCTATGATACTATTGGGAATGTAATAAATGATCTGAATCGGAAAATAGCCTCTATAGCATACAACCATCTGGGACTGCCGAAATTGATTACCTATGTTAATCAATCTTCCATTCAATACCAATATGATGCTGCTGGCAAAAAACTGAGAAAAATCGTCATTGATAAAGGCATCAGCCCATTCAAACAGACAACGACAGATTATATAAACAGTTTTGTGTACAAGAATGATAGTTTACAATTCATCACGAATCAGGAAGGGCGGGCCAGAGCAATGTATAAAACCGGTTTACCGGTTTCCTATGCCTATGATTTTTTTATAAAGGATTTATTAGGCAACACCCGGATGGTACTATCAGATAGAAGCGACCTGGAATTGTATCAAGCCACCATGGAGACTGAGCAAGCCTCCCGTGAAGTAGCTTTATTCAGTAATGTTGATGATACCAGGGCGCCAAAGCCTGCAGGGTATCCGGAAGATAATAGTGCGGGAGATAATAAGTCTGTGGCCAAACTGAATGCCAAAGAAGGAGGAAAAAAAATAGGCCCCTCCATTGTTTTACGGGTGATGGCCGGGGATACCATACAAATAGGTGTAAAGGCATTCTTTAAATCTACTGGCCCCAAAGAAGTAGACTCTCCATTAGTTCCTGCTGAAAATATGCTGCAAGACCTGATACAAACATTTGCAGGTAACAACCGGCAGCCAGGTGATCATAGCTTTTCTGAAAACGGGCAGGCTACTCCGTTTACCAACAATTTTCTCAATAATGACTATCAGCGATTAAAAGAGAGGGAATCGAACCCCAATAATATCAGCAAACCTAAATCCTACCTTAATTTTGTTTTGTTCGATGATCTGTTTAACTTGGTAGAAGAGAATAGTGGTGTAAAACAGGTGAAGGAAGAGCCGGATCAGTTGCAGACACTGGTACAGGATAAAATGACTATCCAAAAAAGTGGATTCCTGTATGTATATACCAGCAATGAAGTTCAGCAGGATGTGTTCTTTGATAATTTAACAGTGGCGAAGGCAGCAGGTCCTGTATTGGAAGAAACCCATTATTATCCGTTTGGGTTGACGATGATGGGAATTAGTTCCAATGCTTTGGTAGGTAGTAACTATCCGGAGAACCGTTTAAAATACAACGGGAAAGAGTTACAGAGTATGGAGTTTGGAGTCGGAAGTGGGCTTGAATTATATGACTACGGAGCCAGGATGTACGATATACAGATTGGCAGGTGGAATACTATTGATCTACTTGCTGATAGTATGAGACACTTTTCTCCTTACAGTTATGCTTATAATAATCCAATTAGATTTATTGATCCAGATGGAATGAAACCTGAGGATTGGGTGAAGTTTAAGAATAGTAATGGTCAATATAGTGTCACTTGGGATAACAAAGTCACAGATCAAAAATCTGCAGTGGCATTGTATGGTAGTGAAGCGAAATATTTAGGTCAGTCAGCAATCTGGTATTCAAATACAGAAGGTAATCAACAGTGGGCTTTGGGGCCAGGAGGAAAATTTCATGAGTTAAAAACTAACAAAGGGCTATCGGTTGCAGGAACAGTAAATGATGTCGCGTCGAATACTGTTATTCCTGTTGTGCAAGCTGGATTTGGTGCAGCAGGAAAATTACTACAAGAAGGTGCTAAAGATATTGTAATAGGATCGAAAGTATTATCAATTACAGGAAAAACATTAGGAGTTGCCGGAGGGTTGCTAACAATAGCAGACGGTCTTACAAACGAAAGAGGGTTTACAACTAAACATTACATTGACCTCGCCGTTGGCGCAGCTGGATTTATACCAGGAGTAGGAACATTTATAGGCGTAGGGTGGTTTGTTGGGAACATAGTATCAACAGCAACTACAGGACGTAGCATTTCAGAAAATATTCAAAAAGTTATTGACGAAAAGAATCAATAG
- a CDS encoding thiol-activated cytolysin family protein yields MRNLLLSIAAVSLLLASCKKDPITSNPEGPREDGKYPETTIYLKTKGYFPSILNQQLSGTAGIPHPLRPGKLASGPEIIKDSAWQDDFGRTLYAETTEIAMLQNTAMNRLIFAGALIQGNSLADLNIKPIADFQHKVKPIRVSVSIPAKTVSGTITTPSLSATRDFVSDVLSQNNIGEQISSYSFTMERFTAYDELKLAFGSNVKTGALFFGSESSTTETQHKISKRSGLYVKFIQKNFSLDLDLPTNGQLMDNTTDMNALNKLSPLYVSSITYGRMGIMAIETDSSYESTYAAYNTAFKALFVSGSTSLTREQQTLIDKASMKILLVGTNGSGSVQTVNGFDAFVQLATKGTKFSASEPGVPIYYSLSYLGDNSIVKTKFKIDVALDPLYARIEYKDIKRNYQNLNSQGGGGSYTSGYDEDLSAIVTVNFYSNPQGTVATFPAKDIRIFFKTYTKNVGSGYDLEGSFDWDYLSGEKTDYRLTPDRNSFAYLSPTVPVAPLMLSYHSDISGLEDFGSGGSARFARNSWVETFFELQPGSFYKILSSQRPSLNP; encoded by the coding sequence ATGCGTAACCTGTTACTAAGCATTGCCGCCGTATCGTTACTCCTGGCATCCTGTAAGAAGGACCCTATTACCAGTAATCCGGAAGGCCCCCGCGAAGACGGGAAGTATCCCGAAACCACCATTTATTTGAAAACGAAGGGATATTTCCCTTCCATTCTCAACCAGCAACTATCCGGCACGGCCGGTATTCCTCATCCCCTCCGGCCGGGAAAGCTGGCCAGCGGACCGGAAATTATTAAAGATAGTGCGTGGCAGGACGACTTCGGCAGAACGCTATACGCAGAGACAACTGAAATTGCCATGCTGCAAAATACGGCTATGAACCGGCTGATATTCGCCGGCGCATTGATCCAGGGCAATTCGCTGGCCGATCTGAACATCAAACCTATTGCCGACTTCCAACACAAAGTAAAACCGATCAGGGTGTCTGTATCTATCCCCGCTAAAACGGTAAGCGGCACCATCACCACCCCCTCTCTTTCTGCCACCAGGGATTTTGTCAGCGATGTATTGTCCCAGAACAATATTGGGGAGCAGATATCCAGCTACTCTTTTACTATGGAAAGATTTACGGCCTATGATGAACTAAAGCTGGCATTTGGTTCCAATGTTAAAACCGGGGCCTTATTCTTTGGGAGTGAGTCATCCACAACAGAAACACAACATAAAATATCCAAACGAAGCGGTTTATACGTTAAGTTTATACAAAAGAATTTCTCCCTGGATCTGGACCTGCCAACAAACGGGCAGTTAATGGATAACACCACTGACATGAATGCACTCAACAAGCTATCCCCGCTTTATGTCAGCTCCATTACCTATGGCCGTATGGGTATTATGGCCATTGAAACCGATTCGTCCTATGAATCGACCTATGCAGCTTATAATACTGCTTTTAAAGCTTTGTTTGTGAGTGGGAGTACTTCTTTAACCCGTGAACAGCAAACACTCATCGATAAAGCCTCCATGAAGATTTTGCTGGTGGGTACAAATGGTAGTGGCTCCGTACAAACAGTCAATGGTTTCGATGCCTTTGTGCAGCTGGCAACAAAGGGAACCAAGTTTTCTGCATCGGAGCCGGGTGTCCCCATTTATTACAGCCTGAGTTATCTGGGTGACAATTCCATTGTTAAAACCAAATTTAAGATTGATGTAGCGTTGGACCCATTGTATGCCAGGATAGAGTATAAGGACATCAAGCGTAATTACCAGAACCTCAATTCACAGGGAGGCGGGGGCAGCTACACCTCCGGGTACGACGAAGACCTATCTGCTATCGTGACGGTTAACTTCTACTCCAATCCCCAGGGAACAGTAGCCACTTTCCCGGCTAAGGATATCCGTATCTTTTTTAAAACATACACTAAAAACGTTGGATCCGGATATGACCTGGAAGGCTCCTTTGACTGGGACTACCTGAGCGGCGAGAAGACCGACTATAGGCTAACCCCGGACCGTAACTCCTTTGCATATCTAAGTCCTACTGTCCCCGTTGCGCCGCTTATGCTTTCCTATCATTCGGATATTTCCGGGTTAGAGGATTTTGGAAGCGGAGGATCCGCGCGGTTTGCCAGAAACAGCTGGGTAGAAACATTCTTTGAACTACAGCCAGGAAGTTTTTATAAGATACTTTCTTCTCAAAGACCTTCACTCAACCCTTGA
- a CDS encoding thiol-activated cytolysin family protein, with protein sequence MVKDGALQSDGKFPETFIHLKVDGHIPAIATEKTGLGNAFRPDKQAGGAEIIKDSLWQDEFGKTLYAETSEMTMLQNTSMNRLIFAGALLQGNSLADLNIKPIAEFQSKVKPITVSLSIPAKKVSGVITSPSLSATRTFVNDILSQNNIGEQISSYSFSMDQFTAYDELKLAFGSNVKTGALFFKQENTSTSSQLKISRRSGIYVRFVQKNFTLDLDQPTDGKLMDNSTDMNALNQQFPVYVSSITYGRMGIMAIESDSSYESTYAAYNTAFKALFVSGSSSLTTEQKQIIDHSDMRIYLVGTDGDGSVQTINGFNEFVKLATQGTKFSASQPGVPIYCSLSHVSDNSTVKTKFKIDVALQPVYARIEYDNAQSKSESFDNPGSTTFSSGYRSYTTAAVNIRFYSDPLATRPTFPPANVRFFYTTYTIRNGYSDQGYSPYVTWDNERYGGAIAFKQNAFLASQINLSPFTYLYNSDRSSGQEDFGAGGTYRFSSDVTDLTYFELKPGSFYKILTSPRP encoded by the coding sequence ATGGTTAAGGACGGGGCGCTCCAATCAGACGGAAAATTCCCGGAAACCTTCATTCATTTGAAAGTGGATGGCCACATTCCCGCAATCGCCACCGAAAAGACCGGATTGGGCAATGCTTTCCGGCCGGATAAGCAGGCGGGAGGAGCTGAAATCATTAAAGATAGTCTGTGGCAAGACGAGTTTGGTAAAACATTGTATGCAGAAACCAGCGAAATGACGATGCTGCAAAATACATCGATGAACCGGCTGATATTTGCAGGTGCTCTGCTACAGGGAAACTCCCTCGCTGATTTAAATATCAAGCCGATTGCAGAATTCCAAAGTAAGGTAAAGCCGATTACGGTATCGCTTTCTATTCCTGCCAAAAAGGTGAGCGGTGTTATTACCAGTCCATCGCTTTCCGCTACCCGGACTTTTGTAAATGATATCTTGTCGCAGAATAATATCGGTGAACAAATTTCCAGCTATAGTTTTTCTATGGATCAGTTTACAGCCTACGATGAATTAAAGCTGGCATTTGGCTCGAATGTAAAAACGGGCGCCCTGTTTTTCAAACAGGAGAATACTTCTACCAGCAGTCAACTGAAAATATCCCGGCGCAGCGGTATATACGTAAGATTTGTTCAAAAGAATTTCACCCTGGATCTGGATCAGCCAACAGATGGAAAGCTTATGGATAATTCGACCGACATGAACGCCCTCAACCAGCAATTCCCGGTGTATGTCAGCTCTATCACCTATGGCCGTATGGGTATCATGGCGATTGAATCCGATTCGTCCTATGAATCGACCTACGCAGCTTATAATACAGCCTTTAAAGCCTTGTTTGTGAGTGGTAGCAGTAGTCTGACTACTGAACAAAAACAGATCATCGATCATTCAGATATGCGCATTTACCTGGTAGGCACCGATGGAGATGGCTCCGTGCAAACCATCAATGGATTTAATGAGTTTGTAAAATTAGCTACGCAAGGCACCAAATTCTCTGCATCACAGCCAGGCGTACCCATTTACTGTAGCCTGAGCCACGTCAGCGATAACTCCACCGTTAAAACCAAGTTCAAAATTGATGTGGCGTTGCAGCCGGTTTATGCGAGAATAGAGTATGACAATGCACAAAGCAAGAGCGAGTCTTTTGATAACCCGGGATCAACAACCTTTAGTTCCGGATATCGATCTTATACTACCGCTGCTGTGAACATACGGTTTTATTCAGATCCGTTGGCTACCAGACCAACCTTCCCGCCTGCCAATGTCCGCTTCTTTTATACCACTTATACTATTAGAAATGGTTACAGTGATCAGGGATACAGTCCATATGTCACCTGGGATAATGAGAGATACGGAGGGGCTATTGCGTTTAAACAAAATGCTTTCCTGGCCTCCCAAATAAACCTATCACCCTTCACCTATCTCTACAATTCGGATAGATCCTCGGGGCAGGAAGACTTTGGGGCCGGGGGTACTTATCGCTTCAGCTCAGATGTCACGGATCTCACCTATTTTGAACTGAAACCCGGAAGCTTTTATAAAATCCTTACTTCTCCACGTCCATAA